From Pseudomonas hefeiensis, one genomic window encodes:
- a CDS encoding methyl-accepting chemotaxis protein yields MGAGLSGIVSGLQAGIEQLANSAQSLSAVTEQTNLEVSSQKEETEQVATAMNQMTATVHDVARNAEEAAQAAQTADDKVESGQQVVRQSMVRIEQLADSATSASSSIESLSAEIQNIGTVLSVIKSVAEQTNLLALNAAIEAARAGEQGRGFAVVADEVRALAKRTQQSTEEIERLVSALRSAAQTSVQQIQSSGELVKMAVSDALQTESALGSIAAAVSLIQQMNQQIAAAAEQQSSVAEEINRSVTSIRASADQSSLAMQGNAASSIELAQLGVELKGMVGHFRL; encoded by the coding sequence ATGGGGGCGGGCCTGAGCGGTATCGTCAGCGGTTTGCAGGCCGGTATCGAACAGTTGGCCAACTCTGCCCAATCGCTGTCGGCCGTGACCGAGCAGACCAATCTGGAGGTCAGCAGCCAGAAGGAGGAGACCGAGCAGGTCGCCACGGCCATGAACCAGATGACCGCCACCGTGCACGATGTGGCGCGTAATGCCGAGGAAGCGGCCCAGGCGGCCCAGACCGCCGACGATAAGGTTGAAAGCGGTCAGCAGGTGGTGCGCCAGAGCATGGTGCGCATTGAGCAATTGGCCGATTCGGCCACGTCAGCCAGCAGCAGTATTGAAAGCCTCAGCGCTGAGATCCAGAACATTGGCACGGTGTTGAGCGTGATCAAGAGCGTGGCTGAACAGACCAACTTGCTGGCGCTCAATGCTGCCATCGAAGCCGCCAGGGCCGGTGAGCAGGGCAGGGGCTTTGCTGTGGTGGCCGATGAAGTGCGGGCCCTGGCCAAGCGCACGCAGCAGTCCACCGAGGAAATCGAACGACTGGTGAGCGCTTTGCGCTCGGCAGCCCAGACTTCCGTGCAGCAGATCCAGAGCAGTGGCGAGCTGGTGAAGATGGCGGTCAGTGACGCACTGCAAACCGAAAGCGCCCTGGGGAGCATTGCGGCGGCGGTGTCACTGATTCAGCAGATGAACCAGCAGATCGCGGCGGCGGCCGAGCAACAGAGTTCGGTGGCTGAAGAGATCAACCGCAGTGTCACCAGCATCCGCGCCAGTGCCGATCAATCTTCCCTGGCGATGCAGGGCAATGCTGCGTCGAGCATTGAGCTGGCGCAGTTGGGGGTTGAACTCAAGGGAATGGTGGGGCATTTCAGGTTGTGA
- a CDS encoding DNA-binding response regulator, whose translation MTPNLTRKPKLLWFDLTHDRSTPELVSQFEDTCDCTQAKNALLPGGEQADMICIHFDRPDTPGLRRLLEIKRTVPATPITMFTVQHSEELAVWAMRSSVWEYMVLPLSATERKRYLTALVQLCELRRHTCGPRKTSLIDHAPTLPDSIRLTSGHQKHQALSHIMLYIDQHFRDSIDQRDLAKRCGMTTFRFSRVFKEANGLGFTDYVLNKRMSFAKELLDNSQMPITSIGYEAGFKDPSYFARAFKQYANCTPSEYRLAQQRRTMTPAPEPPEDESADALESLVDSLEG comes from the coding sequence ATGACGCCGAATCTGACCAGAAAGCCAAAGCTGTTGTGGTTCGATCTGACTCACGATCGGTCCACCCCGGAACTTGTCAGCCAGTTCGAGGACACTTGCGACTGCACCCAGGCAAAAAACGCCCTGCTGCCCGGCGGGGAACAGGCAGACATGATCTGCATCCATTTCGATCGCCCAGATACGCCGGGCCTGAGGCGGTTACTGGAGATCAAGCGCACCGTTCCCGCCACTCCCATTACCATGTTCACCGTGCAGCATTCTGAGGAACTGGCTGTATGGGCCATGCGCTCCAGCGTTTGGGAATACATGGTGTTGCCCCTGTCGGCCACGGAGAGGAAGCGCTACCTGACGGCCCTGGTGCAATTATGCGAGCTACGCCGCCACACCTGTGGCCCGCGCAAGACTTCGCTGATCGACCACGCTCCAACCCTGCCGGACAGCATTCGTCTGACCTCCGGACACCAGAAACACCAGGCCCTGAGCCACATCATGCTGTACATCGACCAGCATTTTCGCGACAGCATCGATCAACGGGACCTGGCCAAGCGATGCGGCATGACAACGTTCCGCTTCAGCCGTGTGTTCAAGGAAGCCAACGGGCTTGGCTTCACCGATTACGTGCTGAACAAACGCATGAGCTTTGCCAAGGAACTGCTCGACAATAGCCAGATGCCTATTACCAGTATCGGCTATGAGGCCGGTTTCAAGGATCCCTCCTACTTCGCCCGCGCCTTCAAGCAGTACGCCAACTGCACACCCAGCGAATACCGCCTGGCGCAGCAGAGGCGGACAATGACTCCCGCTCCCGAGCCGCCGGAAGACGAGAGTGCAGACGCACTGGAGAGCCTGGTGGATAGTCTCGAAGGTTGA
- a CDS encoding Flp family type IVb pilin has translation MTLHTIRTSISRFAKDEDGLTIVEYAVAGGLITVLVAAAFVLLGGAVDTKIRALCQAVNGNVAC, from the coding sequence ATGACTCTGCACACAATAAGAACTTCGATCAGCCGGTTCGCCAAAGATGAAGACGGCCTGACCATTGTTGAATACGCCGTAGCGGGTGGTTTGATCACCGTGTTGGTGGCAGCAGCCTTCGTCCTTCTCGGCGGCGCGGTGGACACCAAGATCCGTGCGCTGTGCCAGGCCGTCAACGGCAACGTGGCCTGCTAA
- a CDS encoding A24 family peptidase, whose translation MSMELLVSTVLLLGLLGVAVVSDLLRHRIPNTLVLLGLALGMAGQTYTGGISGTGDSLLGMLICFALFLPMYAVGGMAAGDVKLMAMVGSFLPVHYALWAALFSLIAGGVCGFLIVLARGQLLQTLQRYWLIVRAQAYLAPTADEVAGKPFPYSIAILIGTLNSVYWQLVADGWGV comes from the coding sequence ATGTCCATGGAATTGCTGGTGTCGACGGTACTGCTGCTTGGACTGCTAGGCGTGGCGGTGGTGAGCGATTTGCTTCGCCACCGCATCCCCAACACGCTGGTCCTGTTGGGCCTGGCCTTGGGCATGGCCGGTCAGACTTATACGGGCGGAATCAGCGGAACGGGTGACAGCCTGCTGGGGATGCTGATCTGTTTCGCGCTGTTTTTGCCCATGTATGCGGTGGGTGGCATGGCGGCCGGTGACGTTAAGTTGATGGCCATGGTGGGCAGTTTCCTGCCGGTTCATTACGCCTTGTGGGCTGCGCTGTTCAGCCTGATTGCCGGTGGCGTGTGCGGTTTTCTGATCGTGCTGGCCCGCGGTCAGTTGCTCCAGACCCTCCAGCGTTACTGGTTGATTGTGCGAGCCCAGGCTTACCTGGCGCCTACGGCGGATGAAGTGGCCGGCAAACCTTTTCCTTATTCGATCGCGATCCTGATCGGCACCTTGAACAGCGTCTACTGGCAGCTGGTTGCCGATGGTTGGGGAGTCTAG
- a CDS encoding AAA family ATPase, protein MHVINDSDAYPSEREAVQRLAPQPCTIQDTGLSDSFLGELVCKHLHDAGVLDLPRLVERLALTGAVLEEVLGFLRKDGRVEVLGQLGQTSVQALRYSLTERGRSAARDALARSGYIGAAPFPVSSYRSLIKIQTIHHGRITATDMQRALAGMVLSQGMLDQLGVALNSGRAIMIYGPAGTGKTYVSSRLIRLFAEAIWVPHAIVINESVIEIYDPQVHQRLDDKSQSNNLMLNEGIDRRLLCCKRPIVITGGELNMEQLDVRYDPFTRQYQAALQLKASNGLFIIDDMGRQRMAPAELLNRWIVPMEEKRDFINLGGGRHCELPFDLVLVFSTNLNPLELADEAFLRRIGYKVQFGYLKPEEYERIWRQECERLGIPHDPLLVRYVLQQLYAGEGMPLVPCHPRDLLNMALDRQRYLGGSGPLLPQELEWAWHNYFVQLDFL, encoded by the coding sequence ATGCACGTCATCAACGATAGTGATGCCTACCCCAGTGAACGGGAAGCGGTGCAACGCCTGGCTCCTCAGCCATGCACGATTCAAGACACCGGCCTGAGCGACAGTTTTCTCGGCGAGCTGGTTTGCAAGCATCTGCACGACGCCGGTGTGTTGGACCTGCCACGGCTGGTGGAACGCCTGGCGCTGACCGGCGCGGTACTGGAAGAAGTCCTGGGGTTCCTGCGCAAGGACGGTCGGGTCGAAGTGCTCGGCCAGCTCGGGCAGACGAGCGTACAGGCCTTGCGTTACAGCTTGACCGAACGTGGCCGCAGTGCCGCCCGCGATGCCCTGGCTCGCAGTGGTTATATCGGTGCGGCACCTTTTCCGGTGAGTAGCTATCGGTCCCTGATCAAGATTCAGACCATCCACCATGGGCGTATCACCGCCACCGACATGCAACGTGCCCTGGCCGGGATGGTGCTGTCGCAAGGCATGCTCGATCAATTGGGCGTGGCGCTGAATTCAGGGCGGGCGATCATGATTTACGGCCCGGCGGGCACCGGTAAGACCTATGTCAGCAGTCGTCTTATCCGGCTGTTCGCCGAGGCCATCTGGGTGCCCCATGCCATCGTCATCAACGAGTCAGTGATCGAGATCTACGACCCGCAGGTGCATCAGCGCCTGGATGACAAGAGCCAATCGAACAATCTCATGCTCAATGAAGGCATCGACCGTCGGTTGTTGTGCTGCAAACGCCCGATCGTCATCACGGGTGGCGAGTTGAACATGGAACAGCTGGATGTTCGCTACGACCCCTTTACTCGCCAGTACCAGGCCGCGTTGCAGCTCAAGGCCAGCAACGGCCTGTTCATCATCGATGACATGGGCCGCCAGCGCATGGCCCCGGCCGAGTTGCTCAATCGCTGGATCGTGCCGATGGAAGAGAAGCGTGACTTCATCAACCTGGGCGGTGGTCGCCATTGCGAGTTGCCGTTCGATCTGGTCCTGGTGTTTTCCACCAACCTCAACCCCCTGGAACTGGCTGACGAGGCCTTTCTGCGCCGCATTGGCTACAAGGTGCAATTCGGTTACCTCAAGCCCGAAGAATACGAGCGCATCTGGCGCCAGGAGTGTGAACGCCTGGGCATTCCCCATGATCCGCTGCTGGTGCGCTATGTGCTGCAGCAACTTTATGCGGGTGAGGGCATGCCGCTGGTGCCTTGCCATCCCCGTGACCTGTTGAACATGGCGCTCGATCGCCAGCGTTACCTGGGCGGTTCCGGGCCCCTGTTGCCGCAAGAGCTGGAATGGGCCTGGCACAACTACTTCGTTCAGCTCGACTTCCTTTGA
- the cpaB gene encoding Flp pilus assembly protein CpaB, which translates to MSSRTLSLIGVSLVMGLGAAWMADSWLSARLNAKPDDHLRSVVVATVPIPFGQMVEAQQVTTVRMPMDTIPDDAFDSSEQAVGKIATFDILRGDIVRGARLSEHLGGSTLASLIDPDKRAISVRVDDVVGVGGFLLPGNRVDVLATKTTSAGSNNAVSRTILENLRVLAVDQTAGTDKTQPVVVRAVTLEMSATEAEALVTAQTEGKLQLALRNPLNLEKKTVVVAPPPAPVMAVAPAAVPRAVVQRSPKAQGSGITVIRGIESSVVNVR; encoded by the coding sequence ATGAGCTCTCGTACGCTTTCGCTGATTGGCGTTTCCCTGGTAATGGGCCTGGGGGCCGCATGGATGGCTGACTCCTGGCTGAGCGCACGACTTAACGCCAAACCCGATGATCATTTGCGAAGTGTGGTGGTTGCCACCGTGCCAATTCCCTTCGGGCAGATGGTCGAGGCCCAACAGGTTACGACCGTGCGCATGCCCATGGATACGATCCCGGACGATGCCTTTGATTCCAGCGAACAGGCGGTGGGCAAGATCGCGACGTTCGACATTCTGCGCGGTGACATCGTGCGGGGCGCGCGTTTGAGTGAGCACCTGGGTGGTAGCACCCTGGCGTCTCTGATCGATCCTGACAAACGCGCCATATCGGTACGGGTCGATGATGTGGTCGGTGTGGGTGGGTTCCTGTTGCCTGGGAACCGGGTCGACGTGCTGGCAACCAAGACCACCAGCGCCGGCAGTAACAACGCCGTGTCCCGGACCATTCTTGAAAACCTGCGGGTGCTGGCGGTGGATCAGACGGCGGGCACCGACAAGACCCAGCCGGTGGTGGTGCGGGCCGTGACGCTGGAAATGTCGGCCACTGAAGCCGAGGCGCTGGTGACTGCGCAGACTGAAGGCAAGTTACAACTCGCCTTGCGTAACCCGCTGAACCTGGAGAAAAAAACCGTGGTCGTGGCGCCCCCTCCTGCTCCGGTGATGGCGGTGGCACCCGCTGCGGTGCCCAGGGCCGTGGTGCAGCGCAGCCCCAAAGCGCAGGGCAGCGGGATCACGGTGATCCGTGGAATCGAAAGCAGTGTCGTCAACGTTCGCTGA
- a CDS encoding TadE/TadG family type IV pilus assembly protein: MNPSIRQPVTVTLRRQEGAVSVLMVIALMAISMMAALALDGGHMLLNKTRLQNAVDAAALSGAKTLSQVTGGLNMASTTRTAALDTLSRNADAAGNAELATAVAGNPGAFAAVELASSVYGPFSYPGPSDAKYVRVSVSSYQLSGFFWSFVQTMGSTGLGNKAVAAIATAGPSPTAPCDLAPLMVCGDTSQYDPAAGNFWSYRFGDLTVLKTAAGNTSPIGPGNFQLLDFGSGGSAVREDLAGGGSVCRSVGDNVQTAPGNKAGPTSQGLNTRFGIYNGPVSSSDYPPDLVTTSSNPAMTYDDSLSQAQYKGQPITSSNGNLTAGGEAILDYNDWRTTVAACVAGAGNGCESNGVFERRMLKIVIGDCTGKLSGSTSIPVLGFGCYFVVQPVNGGGSDSIIFGQFVQECEGDNVPGPTPVSDTGPQVIQLYKTYLNGSGTPSTDS; encoded by the coding sequence ATGAATCCCAGTATCCGGCAGCCTGTCACTGTGACGCTTCGGCGCCAGGAAGGAGCAGTGAGTGTATTGATGGTGATCGCGTTAATGGCGATTTCCATGATGGCGGCATTGGCCCTGGATGGCGGACACATGCTGCTGAACAAGACCCGCCTGCAAAATGCCGTGGATGCCGCCGCCCTGAGCGGCGCCAAGACCCTGAGCCAGGTGACGGGCGGTCTCAACATGGCCAGCACGACTCGGACCGCCGCCCTCGACACGCTGTCACGAAATGCCGACGCGGCAGGCAACGCTGAATTGGCAACCGCTGTTGCCGGCAACCCGGGTGCGTTCGCCGCGGTGGAGCTGGCCAGCAGCGTTTATGGCCCGTTTTCCTATCCCGGGCCGTCGGATGCCAAGTACGTACGCGTGTCAGTGTCCAGTTATCAGTTGAGCGGTTTTTTCTGGAGTTTCGTTCAAACGATGGGCAGTACCGGCCTGGGCAATAAGGCCGTGGCGGCGATCGCCACCGCAGGCCCCAGCCCGACAGCTCCGTGTGATCTCGCGCCCTTGATGGTCTGCGGCGACACCAGTCAATACGACCCGGCTGCCGGAAATTTCTGGAGTTATCGCTTTGGCGACCTGACGGTGCTGAAGACGGCCGCGGGCAACACTTCGCCCATCGGGCCGGGCAATTTCCAACTGCTCGATTTCGGCTCCGGCGGCAGCGCAGTGCGCGAAGACCTGGCGGGCGGCGGTTCGGTCTGCCGCAGTGTCGGGGACAACGTCCAGACCGCGCCGGGCAACAAAGCCGGCCCGACGTCCCAAGGCTTGAATACGCGATTCGGTATCTATAACGGCCCGGTCAGTTCTTCGGACTATCCACCCGACCTGGTCACCACTTCGAGCAACCCGGCGATGACCTATGACGATTCGCTCTCCCAGGCGCAATACAAAGGACAGCCCATTACTTCGAGCAACGGCAATCTCACGGCCGGCGGCGAGGCGATTTTGGACTACAACGACTGGCGAACAACGGTCGCCGCCTGTGTGGCCGGAGCTGGCAATGGCTGCGAGAGCAACGGGGTTTTCGAACGGCGGATGCTCAAGATCGTGATCGGTGACTGCACCGGCAAACTGAGCGGTTCTACCTCGATTCCCGTCCTGGGGTTCGGCTGCTATTTCGTTGTGCAACCGGTTAATGGCGGAGGTTCGGACTCCATCATCTTTGGCCAGTTCGTCCAGGAATGCGAAGGCGATAATGTGCCCGGCCCCACGCCGGTCAGCGATACCGGCCCGCAGGTCATTCAGCTCTACAAAACCTATCTCAACGGCAGCGGCACTCCGAGCACCGACTCGTAG
- a CDS encoding TadE/TadG family type IV pilus assembly protein, with protein sequence MRLAHFKPAQAQQGVALVEFTLVLPLLLLLLLAFGEFGRMLFQYNVLLQASRDANRFVAGQAWNTTLGTITLNNTLQTQTKNVAVYGTPSQAGTAVVAGLTTANVEVAAVGVDHVRVTITYTFCPVIGAGNCGGTIPGFFGSAIALGIPLVATTVMRAL encoded by the coding sequence ATGAGACTTGCCCATTTCAAACCAGCGCAGGCCCAGCAAGGCGTGGCGCTGGTGGAATTCACCCTGGTATTGCCGTTGTTGTTGCTGCTGTTGCTGGCTTTTGGCGAGTTCGGCCGCATGCTCTTCCAATACAACGTGCTGCTACAGGCCAGTCGTGATGCCAATCGATTCGTCGCCGGCCAGGCCTGGAATACCACCCTGGGCACCATCACCCTGAACAACACGCTGCAGACCCAGACGAAGAATGTCGCGGTGTACGGCACCCCGAGCCAGGCCGGCACCGCTGTGGTGGCCGGGTTGACCACGGCCAACGTGGAGGTCGCGGCGGTGGGTGTTGACCATGTGCGTGTCACCATCACCTACACCTTTTGCCCGGTGATTGGCGCGGGCAATTGCGGCGGAACAATTCCCGGTTTTTTCGGCAGTGCCATTGCGCTGGGTATCCCGCTGGTCGCGACCACCGTCATGAGGGCGTTGTGA
- a CDS encoding TadE family protein, which produces MNNKHMQGTYIVEFAFVGLLVFVLLFGVVEMGRLYFTANALDEAARRGARLAAVCNINDPVVLRRAIFNAATDAGTSQLISSLATSNLALTYLDVNGAVVANPADTVSANGFRAIRYVQLSVQNFVFNLFIPGFGVPITLPAFRATLPRESLGRHSDSGEITPC; this is translated from the coding sequence ATGAACAATAAGCACATGCAAGGCACCTATATCGTGGAGTTCGCCTTCGTTGGCCTGCTGGTGTTCGTCCTGCTGTTTGGTGTGGTGGAGATGGGCCGACTGTACTTCACTGCCAACGCCCTGGATGAAGCCGCGCGGCGCGGCGCGCGCCTGGCGGCGGTGTGCAATATCAACGACCCGGTGGTGTTGCGCCGGGCCATCTTCAATGCCGCGACGGACGCAGGCACCAGCCAACTGATCAGCAGCCTCGCCACTTCGAACCTGGCGCTGACCTATCTGGATGTGAACGGCGCGGTGGTGGCGAACCCCGCTGACACGGTCAGCGCCAACGGCTTTCGCGCGATCCGCTACGTCCAGTTGAGCGTGCAGAACTTCGTTTTCAATCTGTTCATTCCCGGGTTTGGCGTGCCCATTACCTTGCCCGCGTTCCGGGCGACCTTGCCACGCGAAAGCCTTGGGCGTCATTCCGATTCCGGGGAGATCACACCATGCTGA
- a CDS encoding AAA family ATPase produces the protein MLNTRETPLSTITGKPGLRLLISSRDASSLRDLQCVCQRMPCLEVSTRLVSNGHVDPLYGLERMPDLLLLRVSHLWREELAALLQRPAHERPPMLVCGLMGEQEGMRLAMQAGARDVLPEPFAETELVAALNRLVAEVRVGHGAQGKLVAVISAKGGSGATLVACNLAQQLSAQAGSTLLLDMDLQFGSVTHYLDVAQSHSHLQVLQQVEDLDSIALRGFCSHFSPTLHVLGGRSGELCLPQDAQPEQLDALLQLARASYDWVVVDLPRQIDHLTGSVLEQVDRVYVVVQQSVSHLRDASALVRILREDLGVRGDQLQIVVNRYDKAAAVSLKDVAEALRCTNLSKLPNDFNLVSQSQNTGVPLGLHAPRAAITVALRDLTEDLVGHQMAVDKGLLKRAFNRFFGG, from the coding sequence ATGCTGAACACCAGGGAAACTCCACTCTCCACCATCACCGGCAAACCCGGGCTGCGGTTACTGATCAGCAGTCGTGACGCTTCGTCCCTGCGTGATTTGCAATGCGTCTGCCAGCGCATGCCTTGCCTGGAAGTGAGCACGCGCCTGGTGAGCAACGGCCATGTCGATCCGCTCTATGGCCTGGAGCGTATGCCTGACCTGCTGTTGTTGCGGGTCAGTCACTTGTGGCGCGAAGAGCTGGCGGCGTTGCTGCAGCGTCCGGCCCATGAGCGTCCACCGATGCTGGTGTGCGGTCTGATGGGCGAGCAGGAAGGCATGCGTTTGGCGATGCAGGCCGGCGCCCGGGACGTGCTGCCTGAACCTTTCGCCGAGACGGAACTGGTGGCCGCCCTGAATCGTCTGGTTGCGGAGGTCCGCGTTGGCCACGGCGCCCAAGGCAAACTGGTCGCCGTGATCAGCGCCAAGGGTGGTTCCGGCGCTACCCTGGTGGCCTGCAACCTGGCCCAGCAACTCAGCGCCCAGGCAGGTTCCACCCTGTTGCTGGATATGGACCTGCAATTTGGCAGCGTGACCCATTACCTGGATGTCGCCCAGTCCCATAGCCATCTGCAAGTGCTGCAACAGGTCGAGGACCTGGACAGCATCGCCCTGCGAGGTTTTTGCAGTCACTTCAGTCCGACCCTGCACGTGCTGGGTGGCCGCAGCGGTGAGTTGTGCCTGCCACAGGACGCCCAGCCGGAACAACTCGACGCCCTGTTGCAACTGGCCCGTGCCAGCTATGACTGGGTGGTAGTGGATCTGCCGCGTCAGATCGACCACCTCACCGGCTCCGTGCTGGAGCAGGTCGACCGGGTGTACGTGGTGGTTCAACAAAGCGTCAGCCATCTGCGCGATGCCAGCGCGCTGGTGCGGATCCTTCGCGAGGACCTGGGCGTGCGCGGGGACCAGTTGCAGATAGTGGTCAACCGCTATGACAAGGCGGCCGCGGTCAGCCTCAAGGATGTCGCAGAAGCCCTGCGGTGCACCAACCTGTCGAAATTACCCAATGACTTCAACCTGGTCAGCCAGAGTCAGAACACTGGCGTGCCGTTGGGGCTGCATGCGCCGAGGGCGGCCATCACCGTTGCCCTGCGCGATTTGACCGAAGACCTGGTCGGTCACCAGATGGCCGTAGACAAAGGCCTGCTCAAACGTGCCTTCAACCGTTTTTTCGGGGGGTGA
- a CDS encoding CpaF family protein, whose protein sequence is MISDFRNRLRKQSGKPAIELAGDSLPDPTQQLMAWEHAIPDVLYETRSQVTPVEAQWREKIYQQLLKVMDLSLLDSLEQAEATRQIRDICQRLLDEHSAPVSSASRQLIIKQITDEVLGLGPLEPLLADHSVSDILVNGFASVYVERFGKLQRTDVRFRDDQHLLNIIDRIVSSLGRRIDESSPLVDARLKDGSRVNAIIPPLAIDGPSMSIRRFAVDLLNTDSLIQVGTMTPAIALLLKAIVRGRLNVLISGGTGSGKTTMLNVLSSFIPHNERIVTIEDSAELQLQQPHVVRLETRPSNIEGRGEVSQRELVRNSLRMRPDRIVIGEVRGAEALDMLTAMNTGHDGSLTTIHANTARDALGRIENMVSMTGATFPIKAMRQQIASAIDVVIQLERQEDGKRRVVSMQEINGMEGEIITMTEIFSFTRQGIGENGEVLGDYRPSGMIPAFRDVLARRGIELPLTLFRPEWMEARSS, encoded by the coding sequence ATGATCAGCGACTTCCGCAACCGCTTGCGTAAACAGTCCGGTAAACCTGCCATTGAGCTGGCTGGCGACAGCCTGCCGGATCCCACCCAGCAATTGATGGCCTGGGAGCATGCCATCCCCGACGTGCTCTACGAAACCCGAAGCCAGGTGACCCCGGTGGAGGCCCAGTGGCGAGAAAAAATCTACCAGCAACTGCTCAAGGTCATGGACCTGTCCTTGCTCGACTCTCTCGAGCAGGCCGAAGCCACGAGGCAGATACGTGATATCTGCCAGCGTTTGCTCGATGAGCATTCGGCGCCGGTAAGCTCTGCCAGCCGTCAGTTGATCATCAAGCAGATCACCGACGAAGTGCTCGGTCTGGGGCCTTTGGAACCATTGCTGGCCGACCATAGCGTGTCCGATATCCTGGTCAACGGTTTTGCCTCGGTCTATGTCGAACGCTTCGGCAAGCTGCAAAGAACCGACGTGCGCTTTCGCGACGACCAGCATTTGCTGAACATCATTGATCGCATCGTCTCCAGCCTGGGGCGGCGTATCGATGAGTCGTCACCCCTGGTCGATGCCCGTCTCAAGGACGGCTCGCGGGTCAACGCAATCATCCCGCCGCTGGCCATCGACGGTCCGAGCATGTCGATCCGTCGCTTTGCGGTGGACCTGCTCAATACCGACAGCCTGATTCAGGTGGGCACCATGACCCCGGCCATTGCCTTGTTGCTCAAGGCGATTGTCCGCGGGCGCTTGAATGTACTGATTTCCGGCGGCACCGGTAGCGGCAAGACCACCATGCTCAACGTGCTGTCCAGTTTCATCCCCCACAACGAGCGCATCGTCACCATCGAGGACTCGGCGGAACTGCAACTGCAGCAACCTCACGTGGTACGCCTGGAAACCCGTCCTTCGAACATCGAGGGGCGCGGCGAGGTGAGTCAGCGGGAACTGGTGCGCAACAGCCTGCGGATGCGCCCGGACCGCATTGTCATCGGCGAAGTGCGCGGCGCCGAAGCGCTGGACATGCTCACCGCCATGAACACCGGTCACGACGGCTCCCTGACCACGATCCACGCCAATACAGCGCGTGATGCGTTGGGGCGAATCGAGAACATGGTGTCGATGACCGGCGCAACTTTTCCGATCAAAGCCATGCGTCAACAAATTGCCTCTGCCATCGATGTGGTGATCCAGCTGGAGCGTCAAGAAGACGGCAAACGACGGGTGGTGAGCATGCAGGAGATCAATGGCATGGAAGGGGAGATCATCACCATGACCGAAATTTTCTCTTTCACGCGCCAAGGCATCGGTGAAAACGGCGAGGTGCTTGGGGATTATCGGCCCAGCGGCATGATCCCGGCCTTTCGCGACGTGCTGGCCAGGCGCGGCATCGAGTTGCCGCTGACCCTGTTCCGCCCTGAGTGGATGGAGGCCCGGTCGTCATGA
- a CDS encoding type II secretion system F family protein, translating to MNNIPSEFILTFLAMVFIAVFLLSQGVVVPVFGEAGKMRKRIRGRLHVLEKANHLPNMQTVLRQKYLTRLSPLEARLEQLPFMANLTQLIEQAGHEYRAYRVMVLGLALGVAAGAVVLMFWPVWWMALLVAFAVTWLPVLKIMRDRNKRFAAFEQGLPDALDAMCRALRAGHPFNETLRLVAEEHKGPVAQEFGMTFADINYGNDVRRAMLGLLERMPSMTVMMLVTSILIHRETGGNLTEVLERLSRLIRGRFRFQRKIRTLSAEGRMSAWVLVSIPFVLAIAIVLTSPSYMPVLINDPIGHKLIIGAFCAMLLGILWIRKIIRIQV from the coding sequence ATGAACAACATCCCCAGTGAGTTCATCCTGACTTTTCTCGCCATGGTATTCATCGCCGTCTTCCTCCTGTCCCAGGGCGTGGTGGTGCCGGTGTTCGGCGAGGCCGGAAAAATGCGCAAGCGCATCCGTGGGCGCCTGCATGTGCTGGAGAAAGCCAACCATCTGCCCAACATGCAGACCGTGTTGCGGCAGAAGTACCTGACGCGCCTGTCACCCTTGGAAGCCCGGCTTGAACAGTTGCCGTTCATGGCCAACCTGACCCAGTTGATCGAGCAGGCCGGCCACGAATATCGGGCTTATCGGGTGATGGTGCTCGGGTTGGCCCTGGGCGTGGCGGCCGGTGCCGTGGTGCTGATGTTCTGGCCGGTATGGTGGATGGCGCTGCTGGTGGCCTTTGCGGTGACCTGGCTGCCGGTGCTGAAAATCATGCGTGACCGTAACAAGCGTTTCGCCGCCTTCGAGCAAGGCTTGCCGGATGCACTGGACGCCATGTGCCGGGCCTTGCGCGCCGGGCACCCGTTCAACGAAACCCTGCGCCTGGTCGCCGAGGAGCACAAGGGGCCGGTCGCCCAGGAGTTCGGCATGACCTTCGCCGACATCAACTATGGCAACGATGTGCGCCGGGCCATGCTCGGCCTCTTGGAACGCATGCCGAGCATGACGGTGATGATGCTGGTGACCTCCATACTTATCCACCGCGAAACCGGTGGCAATCTGACCGAAGTACTGGAGCGCCTGAGCCGCTTGATCCGCGGGCGCTTCCGCTTCCAGCGCAAGATCCGGACCTTGTCGGCGGAAGGGCGCATGTCGGCCTGGGTGCTGGTGTCGATCCCCTTCGTGCTGGCGATCGCCATCGTGCTCACCAGCCCCAGCTACATGCCTGTGCTGATCAATGACCCTATAGGTCACAAGCTGATCATCGGTGCGTTCTGCGCCATGTTGCTCGGGATTCTCTGGATACGAAAAATCATCCGGATCCAGGTTTAA